Genomic segment of Elusimicrobiota bacterium:
CTCCCTGGACATCCTCGCATCCATGGCCCGGCTCCAGATCGCGAGGCACCGGCTCGATCGGGCGGAGCTCTGGGTGGCGCGCATGCGCAAGGTGGCCGACGCCCACGGGCGCGAGAGCGGGATCGGCAAAGACGCCCTGCGCAGGATGGCGAAGATATACAGGTCCATGGGCCGCAAGGACCGGGCGGCCCGGCTGGAACGACAGGCGGATTATGGTTCCTAGCACCGCCGGCGCTCCTTTTGTCTATACTCTATCCTGGCCTCGGGCCCCTGTAATACTCCGAGGCCTCACCCGTATACCTAGTCAGGAGGAAGAGTCCCGCATGCCCCAGTCCGGCGCGCCCCAGGACTTCGCCTCCATCTATGACCGATACTTTTCCCGCGTCTACGGCTTCATCCGCAGCCAGGTCGGCGACCCGGCCGCGACCGACGACGTGGCCAGCCGCGTCTTCGAGCGGGTGCTCGAGCGCCTGTCCAGCTTCGACCCCGAGCGCGGCGCTTTCGAATCCTGGCTTTTCGCCGTGGCGCGCAACGCGCTGCGCGACCATTTCCGGGCCCAGAGCCGGCGCGGGCCGTCTCTCGATGAAGGCGGGCCCGAGCCCGCTTCCCGAGAGCCGGCCGCAGAGACGCGCCTGCTGGCCGAGGAAGAGAGCGCCGGTCTGCTCCGGGCCCTGCGCGGCCTCGATGAGCGCAGCCGCGAGGTCCTGGGCCTCAAGTTCCAAGCCAGACTCACGAACCG
This window contains:
- a CDS encoding sigma-70 family RNA polymerase sigma factor, giving the protein MPQSGAPQDFASIYDRYFSRVYGFIRSQVGDPAATDDVASRVFERVLERLSSFDPERGAFESWLFAVARNALRDHFRAQSRRGPSLDEGGPEPASREPAAETRLLAEEESAGLLRALRGLDERSREVLGLKFQARLTNRQIAEVLELGESHVGVLVYRAVKQLQAALGEPS